A region from the Aphis gossypii isolate Hap1 chromosome 1, ASM2018417v2, whole genome shotgun sequence genome encodes:
- the LOC114119584 gene encoding 26S proteasome non-ATPase regulatory subunit 2 codes for MKKAEKKTEEMSEEDKRLEEELHMLVDRILEKDASLYGLALETLRKLIRTSTTSMTSVPLPLKFLRSYYARLKDRCDTIETDDKTKALLCSVVSILAMGQDRKLKDTLRYCLRAGEVDVGDWGHEYVRQLEAEIAEEWTSDQENRNKLLSLIKSIVAFDMKHNAEIQACDLLMEIDRLDLLQVDKSNYLKVCLYLINCSIYAVEPERTNIYNEVMKHYLNFEEYPRALCLAMSVNDTDTMTKIFVACQDPVVRKQLAYMLGRQYVGLELNDEPKDKADLTNIMSNSHINEHFNSLARELDILEPKTPDDVYKTWLEGLVLRPSYNLDVPVDSARHNLASTFVNAFVNAGFSRDKLVSVEDGNKWMYKNKQHGMLSAAASLGLIHLWDVHGGLTPIDKYLYTSEEYIKAGALLALGIVNVGVRNECDPAYSLLSDYVLHESVLLRIGAVLGLGLAYAGTRRQDVITLLLPVMSNNKSTPEVVALAALSCGMISVGAANHDVISTILQTLVDLPSTELQDGHYSRFLPLALGLCYLGLKDKADALDGDLNVLADPFKSMAKMTVKMCACAGSGDVMTIQQLLHICSEHYTPAPKEEVSKKQNDKKDKDSDKKETTTSAEKEKEKEKNKETASKDLSTMQAVAALAVAVVAMGEDTGSEMCTRIFGQLGRYGEPPVRRAVPLAIALLSISNPQMNIIDVLNKYSHDLDEEVAHNAIFSMGLVGAGTNNARLATMLRQLAQYHAKNTGHLFMVRIAQGLTHMGKGTLSLSPFHTDRQVMNPVAVSGLLITLFSFLDTRNIILGKSHYLLYTLVVAMYPRWLVTLDEDLEPLPVSVRVGQAVDVIGKAGTPKTIAGVHTHTTPVLLAVGERAELATDEYKCLTPVMEGFVILRKKQENE; via the exons atgaaGAAGGCTGAAAAGAAAACCGAGGAAATG tCCGAAGAGGACAAAAGACTAGAAGAAGAACTTCATATGTTGGTTGACAGGATATTa gaaAAGGATGCATCTCTTTATGGACTTGCACTTGAAACTCTACGTAAATTAATTCGTACATCTACAACATCAATGACCAGTGTACCATTACCTCTGAAATTTTTGCGTAGTTATTATGCACGTTTAAAAGACAGATGTGATACCATTGAAACTGATGATAAAACAAAAGCTTTACTCTGTTCAGTTGTGTCTATATTAGCTATGGGACAAGATAGAAAACTAAAAGATACACTACGTTATTGTTTAAGAGCTGGAGAAGTAGATGTTGGCGACTGGGGTCATGAATATGTCAG acaaTTGGAGGCAGAAATAGCAGAAGAATGGACTAGTGACCAAGAAAATCGAAATAAATTgctttcattaattaaaagtattgtaGCTTTTGATATGAAACACAATGCTGAAATTCAAGCTTGTGATTTATTGATGGAAATTGACAGATTGGATCTTTTACAAGTAGATAAATCTAATTATCTAAAAGTCTGCctctatttaataaa TTGTTCAATTTATGCTGTGGAACCTGAACGAACCAATATCTATAATGAAGTGatgaaacattatttgaattttgaagaaTACCCAAGAGCATTATGTTTAGCTATGTCTGTTAATGATACAGATacaatgacaaaaatatttgttgctTGCCAGGATcc aGTTGTAAGGAAGCAATTGGCATATATGTTAGGACGGCAGTATGTTGGTTTGGAATTAAATGATGAACCTAAGGATAAGGCAGAtcttactaatattatgtctaattCTCACAtcaatgaacattttaatagcTTGGCAAGAGAA ttgGATATATTGGAACCAAAGACACCAGATGATGTATATAAAACTTGGTTAGAAGGTTTGGTTTTACGTCCATCATATAATTTAGATGTGCCTGTAGACTCAGCACGACACAATCTTGCATCCACTTTTGTTAATGCTTTTGTTAATGCTGGATTTTCACGAGACAAATTGGTGTCTGTCGAAGATGGCAACAAAtggatgtataaaaataaacaacatg GAATGTTGAGTGCTGCTGCTTCTCTTGGACTTATTCATTTGTGGGATGTCCATGGTGGGTTAACTCCAATTGACAAATATCTTTATACATCTgaagaatatattaaa gctGGTGCTCTTCTTGCTTTGGGAATTGTAAATGTTGGAGTACGCAATGAATGCGATCCAGCTTATTCACTTTTATCTGATTATGTTTTACATGAAAGTGTTTTGCTTAGAATTGGAGCTGTCTTAg GTTTGGGACTTGCTTATGCTGGTACAAGACGACAAGAcgttataacattattgttgCCTGTAATGTCTAACAATAAATCTACACCTGAAGTCGTGGCTTTAGCCGCTCTTTCTTGTGGAATGATTAGTGTAGGTGCTGCTAATCATGATGTTATATCTACAATCCTACAAACTTTGGTAGATTTACCTTCAACAGAATTACAAGATGGTCATTATTCAAGATTTTTACCCCTAGCTCTTGGATTATGTTATCTtg GCCTTAAGGATAAAGCTGATGCACTTGATGGAGATTTAAATGTGTTAGCTGATCCATTTAAGTCTATGGCTAAAATGACAGTCAAAATGTGTGCTTGTGCTGGCTCCGGTGATGTAATGACTATTCAGCAGTTATTACATATCTGTAGTGAACATTATACTCCAGCACCA aAAGAAGAAGTttccaaaaaacaaaatgataaaaaagatAAGGACAGTGACAAAAAAGAGACTACTACTTCTGCAGAAAAAGAAAAggagaaagaaaaaaacaaagagACTGCTAGTAAGGATCTTTCAACCATGCAAGCTGTTGCTGCTTTAGCTGTAGCTGTTGTAGCAATGGGAGAAGATACTGGTTCAGAAATGTGTACTCGCATTTTTGGACAACTA ggtAGGTACGGTGAACCACCTGTAAGAAGAGCCGTCCCATTAGCAATCGCATTGTTATCTATATCAAACCCTCAAATGAATATCATTGATGTGCTAAATAAATACTCTCACGATCTAGATGAAGAAGTAGCACATAATGCCATATTTTCAATGGGTTTGGTTGGAGCTGGCACTAATAATgcaag GTTAGCTACTATGTTGCGTCAGTTAGCTCAATACCATGCTAAAAACACTGGTCATTTGTTTATGGTGCGTATTGCCCAGGGTTTGACACACATGGGTAAAGGTACACTATCATTGTCACCGTTCCACACTGACAGACAGGTAATGAATCCTGTAGCTGTATCAGGTCTTCTCATCACACTATTTAGCTTCTTGGACACTCGTAAca TTATCTTAGGTAAGTCTCATTACTTACTTTACACTTTGGTGGTTGCTATGTACCCAAGGTGGCTGGTGACTTTGGATGAAGACCTTGAGCCACTACCCGTATCAGTTCGAGTTGGTcaa GCTGTTGATGTCATTGGAAAAGCTGGTACCCCTAAAACAATAGCTGGAGTACACACCCACACCACACCAGTACTATTGGCAGTAGGCGAAAGGGCAGAACTTGCTACTGATGAATACAAATGTCTTACACCTGTTATGGAAGGATTTGTTATATTACGTAAAAAGCAAgaaaacgaataa
- the LOC114119587 gene encoding uncharacterized protein LOC114119587 isoform X1, with the protein MGNSHLQQFLDEGLQLKNPPSPKLVVSGNMSQQKTTTGSPKSPKSPDDNTKSDSSSSSPSKSGRSPSSTKSSPGSIKSPSLAERLAQSNKAKLNQSSRSPVSKSSPTSPTALASPKIEVTKESFDNKSDESEKSKVPNGSVDIKMENTKLSNEKHSVIVENGTSESNEEVKQDVSGDSNEIETKDKDTDLNEVKEKETENCNSNETEECNPNDVHALDVGLENKPVRIDDSIILEQTSKKDIRQKVWEFMEENSLVIFPKPCFNRIPNFKGCNTVSLLLEKLDEFKKAKTVQVTPDKAQETARFLTLNWGKRLLVPLLRLKEGLLQNVSLPFAEPSAKMLRSASTQKGLRKWGNKLITLDQNNDVHIDMIILGSVAVDKKGRRIGIGNGFCDLEFVILSSMNMVTDNTVVVTIVHDVQVFDTLPNDIFKPYDVPVDIIITSSEIIRVENRLDRPKDVFWNYISKRRLLEMPPLQLLRTKQEKNADFDCTLKEVDSEPEEIPPSPRTYKKTKSYRQKRYSTRSETNDSVFKDNEVSKRRSSSKTSSAPVTKNTDSKIKRKRAKSTSSQKHRSSSNEKRINQSDKKELRSSSKKPNKRRTKSESAKSVTSPVTLTESKSVNGTQADSPSIDTPKNKRRPRPKQSRKRIPSDDIDKQSINQSNSNIKYNSRSNSRATRRDYIDRQDLGREMSVGRKSQRDYLPSPKKYYSQNYRQNSYSQERSSYHGSIRSNSRTQYRDSNRSGMQQNRYSNGPTVRPTRYFNGPMVRHDSFNGPDSRQNNGISHHGIRHNSYSNDPLSRQNSFHDVIARRNSYSKGSAIRQDNYTSSRVFHPPQYRNGVASQTDERDYVQESRYHYNNNNNRIGYFNSNEKPNYSRSSSGDEFVLKVGNIANNVRVRDLKAALMERGVKPLHITWRGPRGFAYLRYSNSSDLNKDNIMGSLQNVRIKPNGVETAQTQTLIVTECQFS; encoded by the exons ATGGGCAACTCCC atctACAACAATTTCTCGACGAaggtttacaattaaaaaatccaCCTAGTCCAAAACTGGTAGTTTCTGGAAATATGAGTCAACAAAAAACTACAACTGGTTCTCCAAAGAGCCCTAAGTCTCCAGACGATAATACAAAATCTGATAGTTCTTCATCAAGCCCATCAAAATCTGGACGTTCTCCATCTTCAACTAAATCAAGCCCAGGAAGTATTAAATCACCTAGTCTTGCTGAACGACTTGCTCAGTCAAATAAAGCTAAACTTAATCAATCGTCGAGAAGCCCGGTATCTAAATCATCACCTACAAGTCCTACTGCTTTAG CTTCTCCTAAAATTGAAGTAACCAAAGAATCTTTTGACAATAAATCTGACGAATCAGAAAAAAGCAAAGTTCCTAATGGTTCTGTTGAtattaaaatggaaaatactAAACTTTCCAATGAAAAACATTCAGTTATAGTAGAAAATGGAACAAGTGAGTCAAATGAAGAAGTTAAACAAGATGTTAGCGGAGACTCAAATGAGATAGAAACAAAAGATAAAGATACTGATTTGAACGAAGTAAAAGAAAAGGAAACTGAGAATTGCAATTCAAATGAAACAGAAGAATGTAATCCAAATGATGTTCATGCATTAGATGTAGGCTTAGAAAACAAACCAGTTCGCATTGATGATAGTATCATATTGGAGCAGACATCAAAGAAAGATATTCGTCAAAAAGTTTGGGAATTTATGGAAGAAAACTCGCTTGTTATATTTCCAAAACCATGCTTTAATCGTATACCAAATTTCAAAGGATGTAATactgtttcattattattagagaAGTtggatgaatttaaaaaagcaaagaCTGTCCAAGTCACTCCTGATAAAGCTCAAGAAACAGCTCGTTTTTTGACATTAaat TGGGGTAAGAGATTATTAGTTCCATTGCTTCGTTTGAAAGAAGGACTCTTGCAAAATGTGTCTTTGCCATTTGCTGAACCATCAGCAAAAATGTTGAGATCAGCTAGTACTCAAAAAGGACTTCGTAAATggggaaataaattaataactttggaTCAAAACAATGATGTTCATATCGACATGATTATTCTGGGATCTGTTGCTGTTGATAAaaaag gTCGCAGAATTGGTATTGGAAATGGATTTTGTGATTtagaatttgtcatattaagTTCTATGAATATGGTGACAGACAATACTGTAGTAGTTACTATTGTACATGATGTAcag gtATTCGACACTCTTCCAAATGACATTTTCAAGCCTTATGATGTACCTGTagacataattattacatccAGTGAAATTATTAGAGTAGAGAATCGTCTAGATCGTCCTAAGGATGTATTTTGGAATTACATTTCTAAACGAAGGCTATTAGAAATGCCACCATTGCAATTATTACGTactaaacaagaaaaaaatgctGACTTTGATTGTACTCTCAAAGAAGTGGACAGTGAGCCTGAAGAAATACCCCCTTCACCAAGAacctataaaaaaaccaaaag ttATCGTCAAAAGCGTTACTCTACTAGATCTGAAACTAATGATTCAGTATTTAAAGATAATGAAGTGTCAAAACGTCGATCTTCTTCTAAGACTTCATCAGCACCTGTTACTAAAAATACAGATTCCAAAATCAAACGTAAACGCGCTAAATCTACTTCCAGCCAAAAACATCGCAGTAGTTCAAATGAAAAACGCATTAATCAAAGTGATAAAAAAGAACTTCGTTCATCTTCTAAAAAACCTAATAAACGTCGTACTAAATCAGAGTCAGCTAAATCTGTAACATCACCAGTAACTTTGACTGAATCTAAGAGTGTTAATGGTACACAAGCTGATTCACCATCCATTGATACTCCTAAAAACAAACGACGACCTCGTCCAAAGCAGTCTCGTAAACGTATTCCTTCAGATGACATTGATAAACAATCCATCAATCAatctaatagtaatattaaatataactctcGTAGTAATTCTCGTGCTACTAGGCGTGATTATATTGATCGTCAAGATCTTGGACGTGAGATGTCTGTTGGACGTAAATCTCAAAGAGATTATTTACCTAGcccaaaaaaatactattcacAAAATTATCGCCAAAACAGCTATTCTCAAGAACGGTCATCTTATCATGGAAGCATTCGGTCAAATAGCAGAACACAATATCGAGACTCCAATAGATCTGGTATGCAACAAAACAGATATTCAAATGGTCCAACTGTTCGTCCTACTAGATATTTCAATGGCCCTATGGTACGCCATGATAGCTTCAATGGACCAGATTCACGTCAAAATAATGGAATCAGTCATCATGGTATTCGTCATAACAGTTACTCTAACGATCCATTGTCTCGTCAAAATAGTTTCCATGATGTGATTGCTCGCCGTAATAGCTATTCTAAAGGTTCTGCTATTCGTCAAGATAATTATACTAGCTCTAGAGTTTTCCATCCACCACAATATCGTAATGGAGTGGCATCACAGACTGATGAG AGAGATTATGTACAAGAATCAAGATATCattacaacaacaataacaaccgCATTGGATACTTCAACTCAAATGAGAAACCAAATTATTCAAGATCTTCTAGTGGTGATGAGTTTGTACTTAAAGTTGGAAATATTGCTAATAATGTTAGAGTACGTGATTTAAAAGCTGCTTTAATGGAACGTGGAGTTAAACcact GCATATTACTTGGAGGGGTCCAAGAGGTTTTGCATATTTACGTTACAGTAATTCTTCTGATCTGAACAAAGATAACATCATGGGATCATTACAAAATGTGCGTATTAAGCCAAATGGTGTTGAAACTGCTCAAACTCAGACACTCATTGTTACTGAATGCCAATTTTCTTAA
- the LOC114119587 gene encoding uncharacterized protein LOC114119587 isoform X2, translating to MSQQKTTTGSPKSPKSPDDNTKSDSSSSSPSKSGRSPSSTKSSPGSIKSPSLAERLAQSNKAKLNQSSRSPVSKSSPTSPTALASPKIEVTKESFDNKSDESEKSKVPNGSVDIKMENTKLSNEKHSVIVENGTSESNEEVKQDVSGDSNEIETKDKDTDLNEVKEKETENCNSNETEECNPNDVHALDVGLENKPVRIDDSIILEQTSKKDIRQKVWEFMEENSLVIFPKPCFNRIPNFKGCNTVSLLLEKLDEFKKAKTVQVTPDKAQETARFLTLNWGKRLLVPLLRLKEGLLQNVSLPFAEPSAKMLRSASTQKGLRKWGNKLITLDQNNDVHIDMIILGSVAVDKKGRRIGIGNGFCDLEFVILSSMNMVTDNTVVVTIVHDVQVFDTLPNDIFKPYDVPVDIIITSSEIIRVENRLDRPKDVFWNYISKRRLLEMPPLQLLRTKQEKNADFDCTLKEVDSEPEEIPPSPRTYKKTKSYRQKRYSTRSETNDSVFKDNEVSKRRSSSKTSSAPVTKNTDSKIKRKRAKSTSSQKHRSSSNEKRINQSDKKELRSSSKKPNKRRTKSESAKSVTSPVTLTESKSVNGTQADSPSIDTPKNKRRPRPKQSRKRIPSDDIDKQSINQSNSNIKYNSRSNSRATRRDYIDRQDLGREMSVGRKSQRDYLPSPKKYYSQNYRQNSYSQERSSYHGSIRSNSRTQYRDSNRSGMQQNRYSNGPTVRPTRYFNGPMVRHDSFNGPDSRQNNGISHHGIRHNSYSNDPLSRQNSFHDVIARRNSYSKGSAIRQDNYTSSRVFHPPQYRNGVASQTDERDYVQESRYHYNNNNNRIGYFNSNEKPNYSRSSSGDEFVLKVGNIANNVRVRDLKAALMERGVKPLHITWRGPRGFAYLRYSNSSDLNKDNIMGSLQNVRIKPNGVETAQTQTLIVTECQFS from the exons ATGAGTCAACAAAAAACTACAACTGGTTCTCCAAAGAGCCCTAAGTCTCCAGACGATAATACAAAATCTGATAGTTCTTCATCAAGCCCATCAAAATCTGGACGTTCTCCATCTTCAACTAAATCAAGCCCAGGAAGTATTAAATCACCTAGTCTTGCTGAACGACTTGCTCAGTCAAATAAAGCTAAACTTAATCAATCGTCGAGAAGCCCGGTATCTAAATCATCACCTACAAGTCCTACTGCTTTAG CTTCTCCTAAAATTGAAGTAACCAAAGAATCTTTTGACAATAAATCTGACGAATCAGAAAAAAGCAAAGTTCCTAATGGTTCTGTTGAtattaaaatggaaaatactAAACTTTCCAATGAAAAACATTCAGTTATAGTAGAAAATGGAACAAGTGAGTCAAATGAAGAAGTTAAACAAGATGTTAGCGGAGACTCAAATGAGATAGAAACAAAAGATAAAGATACTGATTTGAACGAAGTAAAAGAAAAGGAAACTGAGAATTGCAATTCAAATGAAACAGAAGAATGTAATCCAAATGATGTTCATGCATTAGATGTAGGCTTAGAAAACAAACCAGTTCGCATTGATGATAGTATCATATTGGAGCAGACATCAAAGAAAGATATTCGTCAAAAAGTTTGGGAATTTATGGAAGAAAACTCGCTTGTTATATTTCCAAAACCATGCTTTAATCGTATACCAAATTTCAAAGGATGTAATactgtttcattattattagagaAGTtggatgaatttaaaaaagcaaagaCTGTCCAAGTCACTCCTGATAAAGCTCAAGAAACAGCTCGTTTTTTGACATTAaat TGGGGTAAGAGATTATTAGTTCCATTGCTTCGTTTGAAAGAAGGACTCTTGCAAAATGTGTCTTTGCCATTTGCTGAACCATCAGCAAAAATGTTGAGATCAGCTAGTACTCAAAAAGGACTTCGTAAATggggaaataaattaataactttggaTCAAAACAATGATGTTCATATCGACATGATTATTCTGGGATCTGTTGCTGTTGATAAaaaag gTCGCAGAATTGGTATTGGAAATGGATTTTGTGATTtagaatttgtcatattaagTTCTATGAATATGGTGACAGACAATACTGTAGTAGTTACTATTGTACATGATGTAcag gtATTCGACACTCTTCCAAATGACATTTTCAAGCCTTATGATGTACCTGTagacataattattacatccAGTGAAATTATTAGAGTAGAGAATCGTCTAGATCGTCCTAAGGATGTATTTTGGAATTACATTTCTAAACGAAGGCTATTAGAAATGCCACCATTGCAATTATTACGTactaaacaagaaaaaaatgctGACTTTGATTGTACTCTCAAAGAAGTGGACAGTGAGCCTGAAGAAATACCCCCTTCACCAAGAacctataaaaaaaccaaaag ttATCGTCAAAAGCGTTACTCTACTAGATCTGAAACTAATGATTCAGTATTTAAAGATAATGAAGTGTCAAAACGTCGATCTTCTTCTAAGACTTCATCAGCACCTGTTACTAAAAATACAGATTCCAAAATCAAACGTAAACGCGCTAAATCTACTTCCAGCCAAAAACATCGCAGTAGTTCAAATGAAAAACGCATTAATCAAAGTGATAAAAAAGAACTTCGTTCATCTTCTAAAAAACCTAATAAACGTCGTACTAAATCAGAGTCAGCTAAATCTGTAACATCACCAGTAACTTTGACTGAATCTAAGAGTGTTAATGGTACACAAGCTGATTCACCATCCATTGATACTCCTAAAAACAAACGACGACCTCGTCCAAAGCAGTCTCGTAAACGTATTCCTTCAGATGACATTGATAAACAATCCATCAATCAatctaatagtaatattaaatataactctcGTAGTAATTCTCGTGCTACTAGGCGTGATTATATTGATCGTCAAGATCTTGGACGTGAGATGTCTGTTGGACGTAAATCTCAAAGAGATTATTTACCTAGcccaaaaaaatactattcacAAAATTATCGCCAAAACAGCTATTCTCAAGAACGGTCATCTTATCATGGAAGCATTCGGTCAAATAGCAGAACACAATATCGAGACTCCAATAGATCTGGTATGCAACAAAACAGATATTCAAATGGTCCAACTGTTCGTCCTACTAGATATTTCAATGGCCCTATGGTACGCCATGATAGCTTCAATGGACCAGATTCACGTCAAAATAATGGAATCAGTCATCATGGTATTCGTCATAACAGTTACTCTAACGATCCATTGTCTCGTCAAAATAGTTTCCATGATGTGATTGCTCGCCGTAATAGCTATTCTAAAGGTTCTGCTATTCGTCAAGATAATTATACTAGCTCTAGAGTTTTCCATCCACCACAATATCGTAATGGAGTGGCATCACAGACTGATGAG AGAGATTATGTACAAGAATCAAGATATCattacaacaacaataacaaccgCATTGGATACTTCAACTCAAATGAGAAACCAAATTATTCAAGATCTTCTAGTGGTGATGAGTTTGTACTTAAAGTTGGAAATATTGCTAATAATGTTAGAGTACGTGATTTAAAAGCTGCTTTAATGGAACGTGGAGTTAAACcact GCATATTACTTGGAGGGGTCCAAGAGGTTTTGCATATTTACGTTACAGTAATTCTTCTGATCTGAACAAAGATAACATCATGGGATCATTACAAAATGTGCGTATTAAGCCAAATGGTGTTGAAACTGCTCAAACTCAGACACTCATTGTTACTGAATGCCAATTTTCTTAA